A genomic stretch from Myripristis murdjan chromosome 12, fMyrMur1.1, whole genome shotgun sequence includes:
- the stc1l gene encoding stanniocalcin 1, like: MLARSGLVLLFVLATAACFEVGPEEAAPRRARFSANSPNDVAKCLNGAVAVGCGVFACLENSTCDTDGMHDICQLFLHTAATFNTQGKTFVKESLRCIAQGITSKVFQTIRRCNVFQRMIAEVQEECYNSLDICTVARTNPDAIGEVVQVPAHFPNRYYSTLLQSLLACDEQTVAAVRAGLISRLGPDMETFFLLLQNKPCATGPNTATHNNPANWRNMPVFNIQPSFRGRDPTHLFARKRSVDDREREYMGEK; the protein is encoded by the exons ATGCTGGCCAGATCCGGTTTGGTCCTTCTCTTTGTGCTCGCCACCGCTGCCTGCTTTGAGGTGGGGCCAGAGGAGGCTGCACCCCGCCGGGCACGCTTCTCTGCAAACAGCCCAA atgatgttgcCAAGTGTTTGAATGGTGCTGTAGCTGTGGGCTGTGGAGTTTTTGCCTGTCTGGAAAACTCAACCTGTGACACAGATGGAATGCACGATATCTGCCAACTCTTCCTCCATACAGCTGCTACCTTCAACACCCAG GGTAAAACATTTGTCAAGGAGAGCCTGCGCTGTATTGCCCAGGGAATCACTTCTAAAGTTTTCCAGACTATCCGCCGCTGTAATGTCTTCCAGAGGATGATTgctgag GTCCAGGAGGAGTGCTACAACAGTCTTGATATCTGCACTGTGGCTCGTACCAATCCTGACGCCATTGGAGAAGTGGTGCAGGTGCCTGCTCATTTCCCTAACAG GTACTACAGCACTCTACTCCAGTCCCTGCTCGCCTGCGATGAGCAGACGGTCGCAGCAGTCAGGGCCGGCCTGATTTCCAGGTTAGGTCCAGACATGGAGACGTTTTTCCTGCTCCTCCAGAACAAGCCTTGCGCCACTGGACCCAACACTGCAACTCATAACAACCCCGCCAACTGGAGGAACATGCCTGTGTTCAACATTCAGCCCAGCTTCAGAGGGAGAGACCCAACTCACCTCTTTGCCAGGAAGAGATCCGTtgatgacagggagagagagtatATGGGGGAGAAGTAG